Proteins from a genomic interval of Kitasatospora herbaricolor:
- a CDS encoding RNA polymerase sigma factor, translating into MTGTDPRPQVDPALVRAAQRGDPIALGDLMDLLAPYVGRICGPIALQDGPDAAQETLIVVLRSIGQLRDHAALFGWVRAIAVREAVRVAVRARRSSGDRLEEVAGDADQQLATDVGDVLARLTAEHRAVLVLRDLEGVDEATASAVLAVPPGTVRSRLHRARQSFRKVWES; encoded by the coding sequence ATGACCGGGACGGACCCTCGTCCGCAGGTGGATCCCGCGCTGGTCCGCGCGGCGCAGCGCGGCGACCCGATCGCGCTCGGCGACCTGATGGACCTGCTGGCGCCCTACGTCGGCCGGATCTGCGGTCCGATCGCCCTTCAGGACGGGCCGGACGCCGCCCAGGAGACGCTGATCGTGGTGCTCCGCAGCATCGGCCAGCTGCGCGACCACGCGGCCCTGTTCGGCTGGGTGAGGGCGATCGCGGTACGGGAGGCGGTGCGGGTCGCCGTCCGGGCGCGGCGGTCCTCGGGCGACCGGTTGGAGGAGGTCGCCGGCGACGCGGACCAGCAACTCGCCACCGACGTCGGTGACGTGTTGGCGCGGCTGACCGCCGAGCACCGGGCGGTGCTCGTGCTGCGTGACCTGGAAGGGGTGGACGAGGCGACGGCCAGCGCGGTGCTGGCCGTACCGCCCGGCACCGTACGGTCGCGGCTCCACCGGGCCCGGCAGAGCTTTCGGAAGGTGTGGGAGTCATGA
- a CDS encoding SRPBCC family protein, giving the protein MSRDMPVAELDPVRRLRVLARTLPGALHHAEIVLPVSPERVWAVASDLENQLPLLLSTVKSFTITRAEGDRLWARAVGTLGQRADFEVVLRPGWCLMRSRFVVGAMAATPEGDGTRFGSLGGFRVPGARLLRPVLDSLGDRAVRRFAEHPDLRA; this is encoded by the coding sequence ATGAGCCGTGACATGCCGGTGGCCGAACTCGACCCCGTCCGGCGGCTGCGCGTCCTGGCGCGGACCCTGCCGGGCGCCCTGCACCACGCTGAGATCGTGCTGCCGGTTTCGCCGGAGCGGGTCTGGGCGGTGGCCTCCGACCTGGAGAACCAACTGCCGCTCCTGCTCTCCACGGTGAAGTCCTTCACGATCACCCGTGCCGAGGGCGACCGGCTGTGGGCCCGGGCGGTGGGCACCCTGGGCCAGCGGGCCGACTTCGAGGTGGTGCTGCGTCCGGGCTGGTGCCTGATGCGCAGCCGCTTCGTGGTCGGGGCGATGGCCGCGACGCCGGAGGGCGACGGCACCCGGTTCGGCTCGCTCGGCGGGTTCCGGGTGCCGGGGGCGCGGCTGCTCCGGCCGGTGCTGGACTCGCTCGGCGACCGGGCGGTGCGGCGGTTCGCGGAGCACCCGGACCTGCGGGCGTGA
- a CDS encoding NAD-dependent epimerase/dehydratase family protein: MLVCVTGGTGFVGAHSVAALLRAGCQVRLLVRDEAGVGRALRPLGVGPGAVETVVGDVTDEDAVAKAVGGAEAVLHAASVYSFDSRRADEMRRTNVRGTELVLAAALAAGAARVVHVSSVGALFPAEGPVIRTDSPVGAPREVYLATKAAAEQVARRHQAAGAPVVITYPPALLGPDDPHLGDQNSRLRNELRGLMPLWPGGGLPVGDVRDTAAMHAALVTAPAAGPSRHFGPQHYLTTRQYVRTVREVTGRLLPAMYLPARAMLPFGLLTGVVQHVWPWHIPAEYGAVYTCAVAVPAEGAAPHGIVPRPVAETMADTVRWLHEQRYLTGRQAGRQAGTPSGGPGGGGGRG, translated from the coding sequence ATGCTGGTGTGCGTGACGGGTGGCACCGGGTTCGTCGGCGCCCATTCGGTCGCGGCCCTGCTGCGGGCGGGCTGCCAGGTGCGCCTGCTGGTCCGGGACGAGGCCGGGGTGGGCCGGGCACTACGGCCGCTCGGCGTCGGTCCCGGCGCGGTCGAGACGGTGGTCGGCGACGTGACCGACGAGGACGCGGTGGCGAAGGCGGTGGGCGGCGCCGAGGCGGTGCTGCACGCGGCCTCGGTGTACTCCTTCGACAGCCGGCGGGCCGACGAGATGCGGCGGACCAACGTCCGCGGCACGGAGCTGGTGCTGGCCGCCGCGCTGGCGGCCGGCGCGGCGCGGGTGGTGCACGTGTCGAGCGTCGGGGCGCTGTTCCCGGCCGAGGGCCCGGTGATCCGCACGGACTCGCCGGTCGGCGCTCCCCGCGAGGTGTACCTGGCGACCAAGGCGGCGGCCGAGCAGGTCGCCCGCCGCCACCAGGCGGCGGGCGCGCCGGTGGTGATCACCTACCCGCCGGCCCTGCTGGGCCCGGACGACCCGCACCTGGGGGACCAGAACTCCCGGCTGCGCAACGAACTGCGCGGGCTGATGCCGCTCTGGCCGGGCGGCGGGCTGCCCGTGGGGGACGTCCGGGACACCGCCGCGATGCACGCGGCGCTGGTCACCGCGCCGGCCGCCGGTCCGAGTCGTCACTTCGGCCCGCAGCACTACCTGACCACCCGCCAGTACGTCCGGACGGTCCGGGAGGTCACCGGGCGGCTGCTGCCGGCGATGTACCTGCCCGCCCGCGCGATGCTGCCGTTCGGGCTGCTGACCGGTGTGGTGCAGCACGTCTGGCCCTGGCACATCCCGGCGGAGTACGGCGCCGTCTACACCTGCGCGGTCGCGGTGCCGGCCGAGGGGGCCGCGCCGCACGGCATCGTGCCGCGGCCGGTGGCCGAGACGATGGCGGACACCGTCCGCTGGCTCCACGAGCAGAGGTACCTGACCGGTCGCCAGGCCGGTCGCCAGGCCGGGACGCCGTCGGGTGGACCCGGGGGAGGGGGAGGACGAGGATGA
- a CDS encoding maleylpyruvate isomerase family mycothiol-dependent enzyme gives MITESAAAAPERWERLPERLGYERTRENITGLLAGRPELSAVPVPACPGWTVRDLLAHLLDVCQGVVNGVPRLPLEHPDPDDEAGLAELLDRWTGWSAQLPDAFEGLLGFKMTMDILVHELDLRHALGVPVPADHPAYPASLDLVTLGMGLTVIEQGLPALRLETPGASWVVGRGEPAVTVRGHRHDLFRSLTGRRTLGQIARLDWSEPPERWLPAFTWPPFDPPAEPFELMADGS, from the coding sequence ATGATCACGGAGTCCGCCGCGGCGGCGCCGGAGCGCTGGGAGCGACTGCCGGAGCGGCTCGGGTACGAGCGAACCAGGGAGAACATCACCGGACTGCTGGCCGGCAGGCCCGAGCTGTCCGCCGTCCCCGTCCCGGCCTGCCCCGGGTGGACCGTGCGGGACCTGCTCGCGCACCTCCTGGACGTCTGCCAGGGGGTGGTGAACGGGGTGCCGAGGCTGCCGCTGGAGCACCCGGATCCGGACGACGAGGCCGGCCTCGCCGAACTCCTCGACCGCTGGACCGGGTGGTCCGCGCAGCTGCCGGACGCGTTCGAGGGGCTGCTGGGGTTCAAGATGACGATGGACATCCTTGTCCACGAGCTGGACCTGCGGCACGCGCTCGGCGTGCCGGTGCCCGCCGACCACCCCGCGTACCCCGCCTCGCTGGACCTGGTCACGCTGGGCATGGGTCTCACCGTGATCGAGCAGGGGCTGCCGGCGCTGCGCCTCGAAACTCCGGGAGCCTCCTGGGTGGTGGGCCGGGGGGAGCCCGCCGTCACCGTACGCGGGCATCGGCACGACCTCTTCCGCTCGCTCACCGGGCGGCGCACGCTCGGGCAGATCGCCCGCCTGGACTGGAGCGAGCCGCCCGAACGGTGGCTGCCCGCCTTCACCTGGCCCCCGTTCGACCCGCCGGCGGAGCCGTTCGAGCTTATGGCGGACGGTAGTTGA
- a CDS encoding ABC1 kinase family protein has product MSDAHAGGAGLGRRAVRIGSIALRHAGRAVGGAVFRRGEEGTVSARLAVAAPAMLTELGPFYVKVGQLLSTRRDLLPERWCGELGRLTDTVPPPSREELAAVLTEEFGPAEQWPFRSFDWEPVGSGSIATVHRAELHDGTVVAVKVRRPGIVPVMSGDFRLAGAMARMAGKLPGMRRLPAEEMLGQVGTAVLAQADLAAERASLTQLRANLAGVKGVRLPAPVEGFGGDQVLVMEFLDDLRDFRPEPYSPQERRDAMQRVLRTVYQMLFLDGLVHCDLHPGNLRLDAAGDVVMLDAGFVVRLPDRVRRHFGEFFLSMALGQGRRCAEIVIESAARVPDDFDEEAFRTAVEQLVGDASAVVAADFNLAAFAPRLFKLQRKFGIFAAAEFAFPLLSLLVLEGMIHSFDPGVDFQGEAVPVLMQAVGAPDGRPGD; this is encoded by the coding sequence ATGAGTGACGCGCACGCCGGCGGGGCCGGCCTGGGCCGCCGGGCGGTCAGGATCGGGTCGATCGCCCTGCGGCACGCGGGGCGGGCGGTGGGCGGGGCGGTGTTCCGCCGGGGCGAGGAGGGCACGGTGTCTGCCCGGCTCGCCGTGGCGGCTCCGGCCATGCTGACCGAACTCGGCCCGTTCTACGTCAAGGTCGGCCAACTTCTCAGCACCCGGCGGGACTTGCTGCCGGAGCGCTGGTGCGGCGAGCTGGGGCGGCTGACCGACACCGTGCCGCCGCCGTCCCGCGAGGAGCTGGCGGCCGTGCTGACCGAGGAGTTCGGGCCCGCCGAGCAGTGGCCGTTCCGCAGCTTCGACTGGGAGCCGGTCGGCAGCGGGAGCATCGCCACGGTGCACCGCGCGGAGCTGCACGACGGCACGGTGGTCGCGGTCAAGGTCCGGCGGCCGGGCATCGTCCCGGTGATGAGCGGGGACTTCCGGCTCGCCGGGGCGATGGCCCGGATGGCCGGGAAGCTGCCCGGGATGCGCCGGCTGCCGGCCGAGGAGATGCTCGGCCAGGTCGGTACGGCGGTGCTGGCGCAGGCCGACCTCGCCGCGGAGCGGGCCTCGTTGACGCAGCTGCGGGCCAACCTGGCGGGGGTCAAGGGAGTCCGGCTGCCGGCGCCGGTGGAGGGCTTCGGCGGCGACCAGGTGCTGGTGATGGAGTTCCTGGACGACCTGCGGGACTTCCGTCCGGAGCCGTACAGCCCGCAGGAGCGCCGGGACGCCATGCAGCGGGTGCTGCGCACGGTGTACCAGATGCTGTTCCTGGACGGTCTGGTCCACTGCGACCTGCACCCGGGCAACCTGCGCCTGGACGCGGCGGGCGACGTGGTGATGCTGGACGCGGGGTTCGTGGTGCGGCTGCCCGACCGGGTGCGCCGGCACTTCGGCGAGTTCTTCCTCAGCATGGCGCTCGGCCAGGGCCGGCGCTGCGCGGAGATCGTGATCGAGAGTGCCGCCCGGGTGCCCGACGACTTCGACGAGGAGGCGTTCCGGACGGCGGTCGAGCAGCTGGTCGGTGACGCGTCCGCGGTGGTCGCCGCGGACTTCAACCTGGCCGCCTTCGCGCCCCGGCTGTTCAAGCTGCAGCGCAAGTTCGGGATCTTCGCGGCGGCGGAGTTCGCCTTCCCGCTGCTGTCGCTGCTGGTGCTGGAGGGGATGATCCACAGCTTCGACCCCGGGGTGGACTTCCAGGGCGAGGCGGTGCCGGTCCTGATGCAGGCCGTGGGGGCTCCGGACGGCCGGCCGGGCGACTGA
- a CDS encoding helix-turn-helix transcriptional regulator, whose amino-acid sequence MWERFDEPLTLTDIADTAILSKFYFSRVFRTLTGTSPSRFLSAVRLCMAKKLLLETSVSVTDISIMVGYNSLGTFTSRFTRSVGVPPARFRLMCQLGMSATPSALRPGNPAAHRGSVHGEVYVPESPHPIRIYVAAFKESIPEGQPKSCDILDGPGSYRLIGLPDGQWSVRVAVVPRRAVAPGPMVRQPLFIGAVQKPVVISGGKAVEADIMTRPPCNLDIPILIALPELDGWQPLEAALPIRSAEVTASVVPGA is encoded by the coding sequence ATGTGGGAACGGTTCGACGAACCATTGACACTGACCGATATCGCGGATACGGCAATATTGAGCAAGTTCTACTTCTCACGCGTATTCCGCACGTTGACCGGCACCTCGCCCAGCCGCTTCCTCTCCGCCGTCCGGCTCTGTATGGCCAAGAAGCTTCTGCTGGAGACCTCGGTGAGCGTCACCGACATCTCCATCATGGTCGGATACAACAGTTTAGGTACCTTCACCAGCCGCTTCACCCGCAGCGTCGGCGTCCCGCCGGCCCGGTTCCGACTGATGTGCCAGCTCGGCATGAGCGCCACCCCCAGTGCCCTGCGCCCCGGAAACCCCGCCGCCCACCGCGGATCCGTCCACGGCGAGGTGTACGTCCCCGAATCGCCCCACCCGATCCGCATCTATGTCGCCGCCTTCAAGGAATCGATCCCCGAGGGCCAGCCGAAGTCCTGCGACATCCTCGACGGCCCCGGCAGCTACCGGCTGATCGGCCTGCCGGACGGCCAGTGGTCCGTCCGGGTCGCCGTGGTGCCCAGGAGAGCCGTCGCCCCCGGCCCGATGGTCCGTCAGCCCCTGTTCATCGGGGCGGTCCAGAAGCCGGTGGTGATCTCCGGCGGCAAGGCCGTCGAGGCCGACATCATGACCCGCCCGCCGTGCAACCTCGACATCCCGATCCTGATCGCCCTGCCCGAACTCGACGGCTGGCAGCCGTTGGAGGCGGCGCTCCCGATCAGATCGGCCGAGGTGACCGCCTCCGTCGTCCCCGGCGCCTGA
- a CDS encoding carotenoid oxygenase family protein — protein MPTAHAHTTSHLLTGGYRPVGEETTEHGLPVRGQLPPELDGTLLRIGANPLGAHDPALDHAFAGDAMVHGLRLRGGRAEWYRNRWLRSDRVARALGELPTPGPRRGLADTVNAGLVRHAGRTLALGDGGALPVQIGDELQTLARIDLDGTLPAGFAAHPVCDPLTGELHALAHDHTLPHLTHLTVDSLGKVRRAEPITVKGTPMVHAFSLTDRHAIIYDLPVTYDPQAAAAGSRVPYTWDDNHGARLGLLPREGSDADVLWLEIDPCFVFHPVNAYEEGDRTVVDVIRHERVFDRDQLHPTESTPTLWRWTVDRRHGTVREHRLDGRAQEFPRIDERFAGSRHRYAFTVGLRPDEGFALAGPTLLRHDLAAGVSDTHELGPGRDAGGAVFVPRSAHAPEGDGWLLSLVHDAGTDRGELIVLDTARFSGPPVAVVPLPVRVPHGFHTQWVASAHG, from the coding sequence ATGCCCACCGCCCACGCCCACACCACGTCGCACCTCCTGACCGGCGGATACCGGCCGGTCGGCGAGGAGACCACCGAGCACGGCCTGCCCGTCCGCGGCCAGCTCCCGCCCGAGCTCGACGGCACCCTGCTGCGGATCGGCGCCAACCCGCTCGGCGCCCACGACCCCGCGCTCGACCACGCCTTCGCCGGCGACGCGATGGTCCACGGCCTGCGGCTGCGCGGCGGCCGCGCCGAGTGGTACCGCAACCGCTGGCTGCGCAGCGACCGGGTCGCCCGCGCGCTGGGCGAGCTGCCCACCCCCGGCCCCCGCCGGGGCCTCGCCGACACCGTCAACGCCGGCCTGGTCCGGCACGCCGGCCGCACCCTCGCCCTCGGCGACGGCGGCGCGCTCCCGGTCCAGATCGGCGACGAGCTGCAGACGCTGGCCCGGATCGACCTCGACGGCACCCTGCCGGCCGGCTTCGCCGCCCACCCGGTCTGCGACCCGCTCACCGGCGAACTGCACGCCCTCGCCCACGACCACACCCTGCCGCACCTCACCCACCTCACCGTCGACTCGCTCGGCAAGGTCCGGCGGGCCGAACCGATCACCGTCAAGGGCACCCCGATGGTGCACGCCTTCTCACTGACCGACCGGCACGCGATCATCTACGACCTGCCGGTCACCTACGACCCGCAGGCGGCCGCCGCCGGCTCCCGCGTCCCCTACACCTGGGACGACAACCACGGCGCCCGGCTCGGACTGCTTCCCCGCGAGGGCTCGGACGCCGACGTGCTGTGGCTGGAGATCGACCCCTGCTTCGTCTTCCACCCGGTCAACGCCTACGAGGAGGGCGACCGGACGGTCGTCGACGTGATCCGCCACGAGCGGGTCTTCGACCGCGACCAGCTGCACCCCACCGAGTCCACCCCCACCCTGTGGCGCTGGACCGTCGACCGCCGCCACGGCACCGTGCGCGAGCACCGGCTCGACGGCCGGGCGCAGGAGTTCCCCCGGATCGACGAGCGCTTCGCCGGCTCCCGCCACCGCTACGCCTTCACCGTGGGCCTGCGGCCGGACGAGGGCTTCGCACTGGCCGGCCCGACCCTGTTGCGGCACGACCTGGCCGCCGGGGTGAGCGACACCCACGAGCTGGGCCCGGGCCGGGACGCCGGCGGGGCGGTCTTCGTCCCGCGCTCGGCGCACGCCCCCGAGGGGGACGGCTGGCTGCTCTCCCTGGTCCACGACGCCGGCACCGACCGCGGCGAGCTGATCGTGCTCGACACGGCCCGGTTCTCCGGCCCCCCGGTCGCGGTCGTCCCGCTTCCGGTCCGCGTCCCGCACGGATTCCACACCCAATGGGTTGCGTCCGCCCACGGATGA
- a CDS encoding TetR/AcrR family transcriptional regulator, which produces MSPRQIDPTLGPQLVETAARLLAEEGPKALSTRRLAAEVGTSTMAVYTHFGGKGDLVRAMVREGFSYLNRSLTEVRESEDPVADVAVLGWAYRRNALEHRNLYNVMFGGSVLGSFSLADEDRQHGRYTLETLIHAVARCMETGRLRPGDPQSVAHQLWIALHGLVTLELGGYLIPPNDADTCFEAQVAGLLMGAGADPAQTLESLERARGRRT; this is translated from the coding sequence GTGAGCCCACGTCAGATCGATCCCACGCTAGGACCGCAACTCGTGGAGACCGCCGCGAGGTTGCTCGCGGAGGAGGGCCCGAAGGCGCTGTCGACCCGTCGGCTGGCCGCCGAGGTGGGCACCTCCACGATGGCGGTCTACACGCACTTCGGCGGCAAGGGCGACCTGGTCCGGGCGATGGTCCGGGAGGGCTTCAGCTACCTCAACCGCAGCCTCACCGAGGTCCGCGAGAGCGAGGACCCGGTCGCCGACGTGGCCGTGCTCGGCTGGGCCTACCGCCGCAACGCCCTGGAGCACCGCAACCTCTACAACGTGATGTTCGGCGGCTCCGTGCTCGGCAGCTTCTCGCTCGCCGACGAGGACCGCCAGCACGGGCGGTACACCCTGGAGACCCTGATCCACGCCGTCGCCCGCTGCATGGAGACCGGACGGCTGCGCCCCGGTGACCCGCAGTCCGTGGCCCACCAGCTGTGGATCGCCCTGCACGGGCTGGTCACCCTCGAACTCGGCGGCTACCTGATCCCGCCGAACGACGCGGACACCTGCTTCGAGGCCCAGGTCGCCGGGCTGCTGATGGGCGCCGGCGCCGACCCGGCGCAGACCCTGGAATCGCTGGAGCGGGCACGCGGACGGCGGACCTGA